From Rhododendron vialii isolate Sample 1 chromosome 10a, ASM3025357v1, the proteins below share one genomic window:
- the LOC131302803 gene encoding cytosolic sulfotransferase 5-like — MEIQPDTSQPEVKQIGDHDSGDYLNQFHGFWLTPINLQATEELLEQFKPISNDVILASFPKTGTTWLKSLLYAIVNRSSIDQLTRNHPHVLVPQLELQVYGPRAISPPPFPAPDTSPFNRIFSTHLPYQIIGETIDSSDCRVVYIGRNPKDTLVSVWHFVNSMEKFKTTQWPLEKAVDSFCKGYVSFGPYYDHVLGYQKQSVERPKKFFFTTYAELKSDPKTHVKKLAEFLGCPFDNQEQVEEVVRSCSIETLRNHDVNKSSDIFYYFPYNSYFRKGQVGDHKNYLTNDMIDRIDTITNEKFQGWIFKHEADSF; from the coding sequence ATGGAGATTCAACCTGATACATCCCAACCAGAAGTCAAGCAGATTGGAGATCATGACTCAGGTGACTATCTCAATCAATTTCATGGCTTTTGGTTGACCCCCATCAACCTCCAAGCAACCGAAGAACTGCTTGAACAATTCAAACCAATTTCTAACGATGTCATCTTAGCCTCTTTCCCTAAGACCGGCACCACATGGCTCAAATCTCTCCTCTATGCCATTGTCAACCGCTCCTCAATCGATCAATTGACGAGAAACCACCCCCACGTACTTGTGCCACAACTTGAGCTACAAGTTTACGGACCACGCGCGatttctcctcctccttttccCGCTCCTGACACTTCGCCATTTAACAGGATATTCAGCACCCATCTTCCATACCAAATCATCGGCGAAACAATCGACTCTTCAGATTGTCGTGTCGTTTACATTGGGAGAAATCCGAAGGACACTCTTGTGTCCGTTTGGCATTTTGTCAATTCAATggaaaagttcaaaacaacccAATGGCCGTTAGAGAAAGCTGTGGACAGCTTTTGTAAAGGGTACGTTTCTTTTGGACCTTATTATGACCACGTGTTGGGGTACCAAAAACAGAGCGTGGAGAGACCTAAGAAATTCTTTTTTACTACTTATGCGGAACTTAAGAGTGATCCAAAGACTCACGTCAAGAAATTGGCCGAGTTCTTGGGGTGTCCCTTTGACAACCAAGAGCAAGTGGAGGAGGTGGTGAGGAGTTGTAGTAtcgagactttgagaaatcatgACGTGAACAAGTCAAGCGATATCTTCTATTACTTTCCATATAATTCCTACTTCCGAAAAGGGCAAGTTGGGGATCACAAAAATTACCTAACCAATGACATGATTGACCGCATCGATACAATTACTAACGAGAAATTTCAAGGGTGGATCTTCAAGCACGAGGCAGATTCATTTTGA
- the LOC131302804 gene encoding cytosolic sulfotransferase 5-like, which translates to MEIQPDTSQPEVKQIGDHDSGDYLNQCHGFWLTPIFVQATEELLKQFKPLPNDVILASFPKTGTTWLKSLLYSIVNHSSIDQLTRNHPHELVPQLELLVYGPHVVSPHPFPSLDTSSSNRIFSTHLPYQIFGKTVNSSDCRVVYVARNPKDTLVSSWHFYNSMEMFKTSPWPLEVTVDNFCKGKVPFGPYYDHVLGYHKESLERPKKFFFITYEELKSDPKTHVKKLAEFLGYPFDNKEQVEEVVRNCSIETLRNHEVNKSSDLFTVYEFPYNSFFRKGQVGDHRNYLTKDMIDRVDTITREKFQGSIFNHEEDSKRSKDVAVPKDIYMGLKYHGFCTWLNGTFYRSIVALRMGDEVAMQYQSLFWCPNIACDSRLTFIYLVMIKQ; encoded by the exons ATGGAGATTCAACCTGATACATCCCAACCAGAAGTCAAGCAGATTGGAGATCATGACTCGGGTGACTATCTCAATCAATGTCATGGCTTTTGGCTCACCCCCATCTTCGTCCAAGCAACCGAAGAACTACTTAAACAATTCAAACCACTTCCTAATGATGTAATCTTAGCCTCTTTCCCTAAAACCGGCACCACATGGCTCAAATCTCTCCTCTACTCCATTGTTAACCACTCTTCGATAGATCAGTTGACGAGAAACCATCCCCATGAACTTGTGCCACAACTTGAGCTACTAGTTTATGGACCACACGTGGTTTCTCCTCATCCTTTTCCCTCTCTTGACACTTCATCATCCAATAGGATATTCAGCACCCATCTTCCATACCAAATCTTTGGCAAAACAGTTAACTCATCAGATTGTCGCGTCGTTTATGTTGCGAGAAATCCGAAGGACACTCTTGTGTCCAGTTGGCATTTTTACAATTCAATGGAAATGTTTAAAACTTCCCCATGGCCGCTAGAGGTTACTGTGGACAATTTTTGTAAAGGGAAAGTTCCTTTTGGACCTTATTATGACCATGTGTTGGGGTACCATAAAGAGAGCCTGGAAAGACCCAAGAAATTCTTTTTTATTACTTATGAGGAACTGAAGAGTGATCCAAAGACTCACGTCAAGAAATTGGCCGAGTTCTTGGGGTATCCCTTCGATAACAAAGAGCAAGTGGAGGAGGTGGTGAGGAATTGTAGTATTGAGACATTGAGAAATCATGAGGTGAACAAGTCAAGCGATTTGTTCACTGTCTATGAGTTTCCATATAATTCCTTCTTCAGAAAAGGGCAAGTTGGGGATCACAGAAATTACCTTACCAAGGACATGATTGACCGCGTTGATACAATTACTAGGGAGAAATTTCAAGGATCAATCTTCAATCATGAGGAAGATTCA AAACGTTCCAAGGATGTTGCTGTGCCCAAAGATATATACATGGGCCTTAAATACCACGGTTTCTGCACTTGGTTGAATGGGACTTTCTACAG GTCAATTGTTGCGTTGCGGATGGGTGATGAGGTGGCGATGCAGTACCAATCCTTATTTTGGTGTCCGAATATTGCTTGCGATTCACGCTTGACCTTT atttatcTCGTTATGATTAAGcaataa